Within the Angustibacter sp. Root456 genome, the region ACGCCGTCGCCGTCCTTGACGACGGTGACGAGCGCCTGCACCGCCGCAAGCAGTGGCGGCACGCGCAGGCCGTCGTCGTCGCCGTGGCACATGATCAGGCCGCCGAGCATGCGGGTCGAGGTGCCCCACGAGGTCGTCCAGGCGAGCTGGCGCTCCCCCGTCGCATCGAGGAAGTCGATGTCGAAAGCGCGCGCGAAGTTCTGGCCGAGCTCGTGGCTGGTGCCCATCTGCAGCGCCTTGGCGTCACCCATCATGGCCTCCAGGCACAGGGTCGCCGTCGCGCCGGCGAAGCGCTCGCGCACGGTCTTGCGACCGACGACGACCGGCATGGCGAGCACCTTCACCATGAAGTCCTCGTACACCTCGTGCAGGATGCGCCGCGCGTACGCCGCGGCGTCGGCCTGCGTCGCGTGCGCGGTGTGCCCCTCCTGCCACAGGAACTCGCTGGTGCGCAGCAGCAGGCGCGGGCGCATCTCCCACCGCACGACGTTGGCCCACTGGTTGAGCAGCAGCGGCAGGTCGCGGTAGCTCGCCGTCCACTTGGCCATGAACTCGCCAATGACCGTCTCAGACGTCGGCCGCACCACCACGGGCTCCTCGAGCTCCTTGCCGCCGGCGTGCGTCACGACGGCGAGCTCGGGGCTGAAGCCCTCGACGTGCTGAGCCTCGCGCTGCAGGTAGCTCTGCGGGATGAAGAGCGGGAACGCCGCGTTGCGGGCGCCCGCCGCCTTGATGCGGGCGTCCATCTCGGCCTGCATGCGTTCCCAGATGGCGTACCCGTAGGGCCGGATCACCTGGCTGCCGCGCACCGGGCCGTTCTCGGCCAGCTCGGCCTTGGCCAGCACCTCCTGGTACCAGCGGGGGAAGTCCTGGGCTCGGGAGGTGAGAACGGGTTGGCGGGCCATGGGCACCAGATCCTACGGGGACGCCGGGGCCTGGCTCATCGAGGTTTCGCGCGGCAGCGCACCTCGGGGCGCGCTGGCTGGGGCTCAGACGTCGGGGCGGCCGGCCACGTCGAGCGCCTCGCCGAGGGTGAACGCCTGCGCGTACAGCGCCTTGCCGACGATCGCGCCCTCGACGCCCAGCGGCACGAGGTCGCGCAGGGCTCGCAGGTCGTCGAGGCTCGAGATGCCACCGCTGGCCACCACCGGCGCGCTGGTGCGGGCGCAGACCTCGCGCAGCAGGTCGAGGTTGGGGCCGCGCAGGGTGCCGTCCTTGGTGACGTCGGTGACGACGTAACGGGCGCAGCCGTCGCGGTCGAGCCGCTCCAGGGTCTCCCACAGGTCACCGCCCTCCTGGGTCCACCCGCGGGCGGCCAGCGTCGTGCCGCGCACGTCCAGGCCCACGGCGATGCGGTCGCCGTGCCGGGCGATGGCCTGCGCCGTCCAGTCCGGGTCCTCGAGCGCGGCCGTGCCGAGGTTGACCCGGGTGCAGCCGGTGGCGAGCGCCGCGTCCAGCGACGCGTCGTCGCGGATGCCACCGCTCAGCTCGACGGCGACGTCGAGCCGGGCGACGACGTCGGCCAGCAGCTCGCGGTTGGAGCCGCGGCCGAAGGCGGCGTCGAGGTCGACGAGGTGGATCCACTCGGCACCGGCCTCGGCCCAGGCGAGGGCGGCGGCCAGCGGGTCGCCGTACGACGTCTCGCTGCCGGCCTCGCCCTGGACGAGGCGCACGGCCTGCCCGTCGGCGACGTCGACGGCGGGCAGCAGCTGCAGACGGGACTCACCGGACACGGTGGCGCTCCTTTTCGGGACAGGTCAGGGCTCGGGGATCGCTCACAGCGAGCGCACCCAGTTGGCGAGCAGGTGCGCGCCGGCGTCCCCGCTCTTCTCGGGGTGGAACTGCGTGGCGCTGAGCGGACCGTTCTCGACGGCGGCCACGAACCGACCGCCGTGCTCGCTCCAGCTCACCAGGGGTGCGGTGAGCCGGCTCGTCTCGGCACCGGGCTCGGGCAGCTCCCACCGGCGCACGGCGTAGGAGTGCACGAAGTAGAACCGTTCGTCCTCGACACCGGCGAACAGCGCCGAGCCCGGGGCCACCTCGACGGTGTTCCAGCCCATGTGGGGCACGACCTCGGCCGACAGCCGCTCGACGACACCCGGCCACTCCCCCAGGCCGTCGAGCGCACCCGCGTCGTACGGCTCGGTCGAGCGCTC harbors:
- the hisH gene encoding imidazole glycerol phosphate synthase subunit HisH, producing the protein MTRPSVVVLDYGSGNVHSAVRALERVGADVTLTADRAAVLDADGLLVPGVGNFSACVRGLQAVRGGELVGRRLAGGRPVLGICVGHQVMFERSTEPYDAGALDGLGEWPGVVERLSAEVVPHMGWNTVEVAPGSALFAGVEDERFYFVHSYAVRRWELPEPGAETSRLTAPLVSWSEHGGRFVAAVENGPLSATQFHPEKSGDAGAHLLANWVRSL
- the priA gene encoding bifunctional 1-(5-phosphoribosyl)-5-((5-phosphoribosylamino)methylideneamino)imidazole-4-carboxamide isomerase/phosphoribosylanthranilate isomerase PriA — protein: MSGESRLQLLPAVDVADGQAVRLVQGEAGSETSYGDPLAAALAWAEAGAEWIHLVDLDAAFGRGSNRELLADVVARLDVAVELSGGIRDDASLDAALATGCTRVNLGTAALEDPDWTAQAIARHGDRIAVGLDVRGTTLAARGWTQEGGDLWETLERLDRDGCARYVVTDVTKDGTLRGPNLDLLREVCARTSAPVVASGGISSLDDLRALRDLVPLGVEGAIVGKALYAQAFTLGEALDVAGRPDV
- the proS gene encoding proline--tRNA ligase, encoding MARQPVLTSRAQDFPRWYQEVLAKAELAENGPVRGSQVIRPYGYAIWERMQAEMDARIKAAGARNAAFPLFIPQSYLQREAQHVEGFSPELAVVTHAGGKELEEPVVVRPTSETVIGEFMAKWTASYRDLPLLLNQWANVVRWEMRPRLLLRTSEFLWQEGHTAHATQADAAAYARRILHEVYEDFMVKVLAMPVVVGRKTVRERFAGATATLCLEAMMGDAKALQMGTSHELGQNFARAFDIDFLDATGERQLAWTTSWGTSTRMLGGLIMCHGDDDGLRVPPLLAAVQALVTVVKDGDGVAASAHRLVDELRAAGVRVELDDRTDTPFGRRAVDAELKGVPVRIEVGPRDLAEGQVTVVRRVPQTKTPTALADVVRAVSEALAADHQALHDEALARRERLTADVTSVDEAAEAATAGWARIPWSTLGVEGEAKLAARGVTVRCLVRPDGGVPDSDDEPGAIAVVARAY